A genomic window from Purpureocillium takamizusanense chromosome 2, complete sequence includes:
- a CDS encoding uncharacterized protein (SECRETED:SignalP(1-17~SECRETED:cutsite=SAA-QA~SECRETED:prob=0.5521)~COG:S~EggNog:ENOG503NZ1V), giving the protein MRLLLLSVASLAALSAAQAPLSPQTDTFNSNFALTAAQISAAGLSSVAAANVAIAARFERSNWAPSGSVFADPFYLNLPANAATAPAGSVLKVEAFTDTTGYTIAPTLALSRIIYQSRQLNGSLAPVSAYILWPYHPRRSLAARLNGSIPLVSWGHGSVGSVPECGPSHIRNLWNQFSAPYELALAGYAVVATDYAGLGVPWFPRNDSDGLYGVNITHQFGASAAAGNDVLYAAQAAHAAFPDLLTRDFVVVGHSQGGGAAWAAAERQLTAQVPGYLGAVAAAPLTNALEVIQANPGQALGFILSARGIVAAFPPGQVALSDILTTDGIAIMRLLEQVQGCSSVFGTLLDGIFSADPTRQLLNPQLLSSSLVQRYQNLTGAGGKDFSGPMLVVQGDADPAVPEPVTTHTVNLTCASYPQRSLHYVRAQSVGHIPVMYATRQIWLDWIEDRFAGVTPSSGCSYEYIGGNAPRPLAQYQGDLNYFLEYSLSPYQVA; this is encoded by the coding sequence atgcgcctcctccttctctcaGTCGCGTCCCTCGCGGCCCTCTCTGCGGCGCAGGCCCCCCTCTCTCCGCAGACCGACACCTTCAACTCCAACTTCGCCCTCACGGCCGCGCAaatctccgccgccggcctctcctccgtcgcggccgccaacgtcgccatcgccgcgcgcTTCGAGCGCTCCAACTGGGCCCCCTCGGGCTCCGTCTTCGCCGACCCCTTCTACCTCAACCTCCCCGCCAACGCTGCCACCGCACCGGCCGGCTCGGTCCTCAAGGTCGAGGCCTTCACCGACACCACCGGCTACACCATCGCGCCGACGCTCGCCCTCTCGCGCATCATCTACCAGTCCCGCCAGCTCAACGGCTCCCTCGCCCCCGTCTCCGCCTACATCCTCTGGCCGTAccacccgcgccgcagcctcgccgcccgcctcaaCGGCAGCATCCCCCTCGTGAGCTGGGGCCACGGCTCCGTCGGCTCCGTCCCCGAGTGCGGGCCCTCGCACATTCGCAACCTCTGGAACCAGTTCTCCGCGCCGTACGAGCTCGCCCTGGCAGGGtatgccgtcgtcgcgaccGACtacgccggcctgggcgtGCCGTGGTTCCCGCGCAACGACTCCGACGGCCTGTACGGCGTCAACATCACGCATCAGTTCGGcgcatcggccgccgccggcaacgacGTCCTGTacgccgcgcaggccgcccacgccgcgtTCCCTGACCTCCTCACGCGcgacttcgtcgtcgtcggccattcgcagggcggcggcgcggcgtgggctgccgccgagcgGCAGTTGACGGCGCAGGTCCCGGGatacctcggcgccgtcgccgcggcgcccctcACAAACGCCCTCGAAGTTATCCAGGCCAACCCCGGCCAGGCGCTCGGGTTTATCCTGTCCGCCCggggcatcgtcgccgcgttCCCCCCCGGTCAGGTGGCGCTCTCAGACATActgacgacggacggcatcGCGATCATGAGACTCCTCGAGCAGGTGCAAGGCTGCAGCTCCGTCTTCGGGACGCTGCTCGATGGGATCTTTTCCGCGGACCCGACGCGCCAGCTCCTCAACCCACAACTGCTGTCCAGCTCGCTCGTACAGCGCTATCAGAACCTGACCGGTGCCGGTGGCAAGGACTTCTCTGGCCCCATGCTTGTCGTCCAAGGAGACGCCGATCCCGCCGTGCCTGAGCCTGTGACGACGCACACCGTCAATCTGACCTGTGCGAGCTACCCCCAGCGTTCTCTGCACTATGTTCGGGCCCAGAGCGTGGGCCACATCCCAGTCATGTATGCGACGCGGCAGATCTGGCTCGACTGGATTGAGGACCGTTTTGCTGGCGTTaccccgtcgtcgggctgtTCGTACGAATACATTGGAGGGaacgcgccgcggccgctggcaCAGTACCAGGGTGACCTGAACTATTTCCTTGAGTATTCGCTGTCGCCATACCAGGTGGCTTGA
- the GPD1_1 gene encoding Glycerol-3-phosphate dehydrogenase (NAD(+)) (COG:C~EggNog:ENOG503NVN7), protein MLQLLLCVRRPPLRCAKRPLRAFPVQYSPSSPSPAAASFASSFSAAAATAAPAANMTGPAHLGGHAKKHKVTIVGSGNWGSTISKIVAENTRLHKDVFEEQVQMWVYEEDVAIPSSSKHFKGNDKPQKLTSIINTHHENVKYLPGITLPSNIVANPSLIDAVRDSTILVFNLPHQFIGKVCDQIRGKILPYARGISCIKGVNVSDDGVSLFSEWIGDGLDIYVGALSGANIANEIAAEKWSETTIAYDPPAMDSRAPSPRSGSPQPLFTVTEVPDAFHRDARGRKSRTKLTGVPSEYPPLDHDCFRTLFHRPYFHVQMVSDVAGVSLGGALKNIVALAAGFVDGRGWGDNAKAAIMRIGLMEMVRFGKEFFGETVQSATFTESSAGVADLITSCSGGRNFRCAKKAVEKGITVDQVEQQDLNGQKLQGTTTAYEVNSFLKARGLEKDYPLFTAVNDILKGTRKVDDIPQLVAAVDDE, encoded by the exons ATGCTTCAATTGTTGCTGTgcgtccgtcgcccgcctctccGCTGTGCCAAACGACCCCTACGAGCCTTTCCCGTGCAGTactcgccgtcatcgccatcccccgccgctgcctccttcgcctcctccttctcagcagcagcagcaacagccgcccccgccgccaacatgaCTGGCCCCGCGCACCTTGGCGGCCACGCGAAGAAGCACAAGGTCACCATCGTGGGCTCCGGTAACTG GGGCTCGACCATTTCCAAAATCGTCGCCGAGAACACGCGATTACACAAGGATGTCTTCGAGGAGCAGGTCCAGATGTGGGTGTATGAGGAGGACGTAGCCATCCCCTCCAGCTCAAAGCACTTCAAAGGCAACGACAAGCCGCAGAAGCTCAcctccatcatcaacacGCACCACGAAAATGTCAAGTACCTCCCCGGCATCACCCTGCCCTCCAATATTGTCGCCAACCCCTccctcatcgacgccgttCGCGACTCTACTATTCTCGTCTTCAACCTGCCGCACCAGTTCATCGGCAAGGTCTGCGACCAGATTCGCGGCAAGATCCTACCCTATGCCCGCGGCATCAGCTGCATCAAGGGCGTCAACGtctccgacgacggcgtcagCCTGTTCAGCGAGTGgatcggcgacggcctcgacatcTATGTGGGCGCCCTGAGCGGCGCCAACATCGCCAACGagatcgccgccgagaagtGGTCCGAGACCACCATCGCCTACGACCCCCCAGCCATGGACAGCCGCGCGCCTTCGCCCCGCTCCGGCAGCCCCCAGCCCCTCTTCACCGTCACCGAGGTCCCCGATGCGTTTcaccgcgacgcccgcggccgcaagTCCAGGACCAAGCTGACGGGCGTACCCTCCGAGTACCCGCCGCTGGACCACGACTGCTTCCGCACCCTCTTCCACCGCCCTTATTTCCACGTCCAGATGGTCTCGGACGTGGCGGGCGTCTCCCTCGGTGGTGCGCTCAAGAACATTGTGGCACTGGcggccggcttcgtcgacggccgcggctggGGCGACAATGCCAAGGCTGCCATTATGCGTATCGGCCTCATGGAGATGGTGCGGTTCGGCAAAGAGTTTTTCGGCGAGACGGTGCAGAGCGCGACTTTCACCGAGTCGTCTGCCGGCGTGGCTGATCTCATCACCTCGTGCTCTGGCGGCCGCAACTTCCGCTGCGCGAAAAAGGCCGTCGAAAAGGGCATCACGGTCGACCAGGTGGAGCAGCAGGACCTCAACGGTCAGAAGCTCCaagggacgacgacagcatATGAGGTCAACAGCTTCCTCAAGGCACGGGGTCTGGAAAAGGACTACCCGCTCTTCACTGCCGTCAACGACATTCTCAAGGGCACCAGAAAAGTTGACGACATCCCCCAGCTGGTGgctgctgtcgacgacgagtaG